One window from the genome of Salvia splendens isolate huo1 chromosome 9, SspV2, whole genome shotgun sequence encodes:
- the LOC121746554 gene encoding 40S ribosomal protein S25 translates to MAPKKDKAPPPSSKPAKSGGGKQKKKKWSKGKQKEKVNNMVLFDKATYDKLLTEAPKYKLITPSVLSDRLRISGSLARKAIRELMARGLIRMVSAHASQQIYTRATNT, encoded by the exons ATG GCGCCGAAGAAGGATAAGGCTCCTCCACCATCGTCCAAGCCGGCGAAATCCGGAGGCGGAAAGCAGAAGAAGAAG AAGTGGAGCAAGGGTAAGCAAAAGGAGAAGGTGAACAACATGGTGTTGTTCGATAAGGCGACCTACGACAAATTGCTGACTGAGGCACCCAAGTACAAGCTTATCACTCCTTCCGTTCTCTCCGATCGTCTCAGG ATCAGTGGATCGCTGGCGAGGAAAGCAATCAGGGAATTGATGGCTAGAGGTTTGATCAGAATGGTTTCAGCTCATGCAAGCCAGCAGATATACACCAGGGCCACGAACACCTAA